TGAATGTTGAGCTTATTACTGGTGATGTTAATAAAGTAGATGGCATCGATTTTCTACTGATTGGGCATAAAAATCCTCTTCGTGAGCAAATCTGTAGGGAAACAGGTTCTTTATTTAAGGCGGTAGATAGCGAAACTTGGATGTTTCCTCATAAATACGAATTACTGGAAGTGTCTTCTTACAAGTGGAAACAAGTGGCTGCAATCAAGTTTCGAGCTAACGGCAAGATCGGTGAAACCCAATTTGTCAGGATAAGTAGCCCCATTGCTACTGCACTTAAAAAGCCACAGATAGAGTCGATTGGAATTTTGCCACCAACTTGGCGTAATCCCGAATATTGTGCGCTTGGTGTAATTTACTCACTGTGGATCATTGGGTATGCTGCTGCATCTGGAGCAAGATCGTCTTACCCTGATTTGATGAATGAGCTTTTCCCCAATCCAGCTAATGTGAAATTCCAAATAATTTCACAAACAGGAACAGAATATTTTGAAGAGATTTTGAAAAATGACTGTGATTTGATGTGGAAGTTCGTTAGGAGGCTTTGCAAGCAACGAAAAGACAATCTCTATGCTATCCCTAAAAGCACTGAAAAAAAAATTCCTGTGATTTTTAATATTTCAAAAAGTTTGATTTAGAGAAGAGCTTGTGTAGATGACAGCAGTACAACAATTCGGTTGCAGAGGACAGTTTAATATCTCTTCGTAATATTAGTATGGTGAATCTACTTACGCTGAACAGATCCGTTAAAAATTTAATTGTATTATATCAACGAACAATATTGGTTTCTCTATTAGGGCGATCGATTAGACTAATTCACATTTGTTGTAATTTTTCCATAATGAGATCTTAACAAAGAGCAGATCTTGCGCGATCGCTCTATTTCACCAATTGATTTCTAAATTTTATGATTCTTAGCAGGGTAAATTGGGTAAACTAAATTTATTAACTGCTAACTCTGCCAAACACTCATCAAGCTGTTCTTTAATTAAAGATTCGTCTAAATTACGCCCGATGAATACAAGTTCGTTTTTCGGTTGACTCGTCCAATCATCTGCTTGTAAATCGTAACGAGGTCCACTCAGTTGAAAAATATGTCGGGCTGGACTTTCTTGAAACCATAAGATTCCCTTGGCACGAAAGATATTGTTTGATAATTGTTCGGTGAGAAAATATTCAAATTTCTCAGTTTTAAACGGGCGATCGCTTTGGAAAGAAACGAAATTAAAACCATCATTGTCTAAATGATTATTGAAAGCAGATTTATCTCGTCGAAACTCAGAAATTTCAGCTTGATAATTATCTGCTTGGGTTAAACCAATATCCAAAATTAGCGGTAAAGGTACTTTGCCATGTTCGCTCTCTAAAATTCTAAATCCTGGTTTAATATCTTCAATAAATGCCTTTAATTCGGTAATTTTTTCTTCCCTTGCCAAGTCAATTTTATTTAAAATAACCATGTCGCCATACCTGATTTGGCTTAAGGCAGCATCACTCTCAAAATGTTCAGCATCAAAAGCTGCTGCATCCACAACTGTAATTACTGCGTCAAGACGAGTTAAAAACTTTAATTCTCTACTAAGAAAAGTCAGGATAATTGGCAACGGATCGGCTAATCCTGTGGTTTCTATTACTAAATAATCTACTTTCTCTTCTCGTTCTAAAACTCGATAAACCGCATCTATCAAACTGTCATTAATAGTACAACAGATACAACCATTATCCAGTTCTACCATATCTGATTCCTCTGAGATTAGTAGTTGCTCATCTATGTTAATATCACCAAATTCATTGACTAATACCGCTATTTTTAGATTATCTTTATTTTGTAAAATTTGATTGAGTAAGGTAGTTTTGCCACTACCCAAGAAACCAGTAATAATTGTGATTGGCATTCCGCTTTTCGGTAAGGATGGCAGAGCATCGGACAGAGTATAGTTTAAACGAGTCATATTTTTGAGTGAGTTCGTTTCCGAATATTTTGATAATGATTATCAATCCATGCTACAATGATAACGATTATCATTACAATAATTTCCCAATGGTCAGTCAGTTAACCCAGTCTCCCTTACAACTTGCCAATCCAGCCAAACTAGAGCCTATTCGTCACACTTGCGCTCATATTATGGCAATGGCAGTACAAATATTATTCCCAGAGACAAAAGTTACTATTGGACCAACTACAGATACGGGTTTTTATTACGATTTCGATCGCCCCCAACCCTTTACTCCTGAAGATTTAACTAAAATTACCAAGCAAATGCGCTTGATTATTAAAGCTAATTTGCCGATTATTCAAGAAAAGGTAACTAGGGAAGAAATTAAAGCCGAAATCGAACAATTAGGTGAACCTTACAAACTAGAGATTTTAGATAGCATTCCCGAAGGAGAAACCATTACTCGTTATTATATCGGTAGTCCCGACGGCGGTAGATTGCCCGATGTAGGAGAAAGACTAAAAGCTGCTTTACCAGAACCTTCTTTGATTAAACCCGTGAAAATTCCTGCTACTGTATCTTGGTGGGATTTGTGTGCGGGACCTCATATTAACTATACCGGAGAGATTAACCCCAATGCTTTTGCCTTAGAAAGCGTAGCGGGGGCATACTGGCGGGGAGATGAAACCAAAGCCCAACTACAACGTATTTATGGTACTGCTTGGGAAACTCCAGAACAATTAGAGGCGTATTTAAAGCAAAAAGAAGAAGCCAAGCGTCGAGATCATCGCAAACTAGGGAAAGAGTTAAAACTGTTTAGCATTCAAGAAGATGCAGGTGGTGGTTTAGTATTCTGGCATCCTCGCGGTGCAACGATGCGCTACATCATTGAAGATTATTGGCGTAAGGCTCATTTAGATGCAGGTTACGAACTCCTTTATACGCCCCACGTTGCTAACTTAGAATTGTGGAAAACATCGGGTCATTTTGACTTTTATTGCGAAAATAT
This is a stretch of genomic DNA from Oscillatoria salina IIICB1. It encodes these proteins:
- a CDS encoding CobW family GTP-binding protein, with amino-acid sequence MTRLNYTLSDALPSLPKSGMPITIITGFLGSGKTTLLNQILQNKDNLKIAVLVNEFGDINIDEQLLISEESDMVELDNGCICCTINDSLIDAVYRVLEREEKVDYLVIETTGLADPLPIILTFLSRELKFLTRLDAVITVVDAAAFDAEHFESDAALSQIRYGDMVILNKIDLAREEKITELKAFIEDIKPGFRILESEHGKVPLPLILDIGLTQADNYQAEISEFRRDKSAFNNHLDNDGFNFVSFQSDRPFKTEKFEYFLTEQLSNNIFRAKGILWFQESPARHIFQLSGPRYDLQADDWTSQPKNELVFIGRNLDESLIKEQLDECLAELAVNKFSLPNLPC